From the genome of Deltaproteobacteria bacterium:
CGGCGACGACCGCGATGTCGCCCGCGCCGGCAGCGCGCGCGCACGCGACGATCGCGGCCAGGAACGTGTCCCCCGCGGGCGTCGGCAGCAGGGCCTTGGCCACGCCGCCGAGTCGGCGCCCCGCCCCCGCGGCGAGTATGACCGCGGCCATCGTCACCGCCGGCGCTCGCGGATCAGCTCGGCCACGATCGCCACCGCGATCTCCTCGGGCGTCTCGGCGCCGATCGCGAGCCCGACCGGCGCGTGCAGGCGCGCCCATCGAGCGTCGTCGACCAACCCCTTGGCGTCGAGCCGCGCGCGAAATCGCTCGACCTTGCGGCGGCTGCCGATCAGGCCGATGTACGCGAGCGCGTCGTTGCCGATCAGCCTCTCGAGCACGCGCTGGTCGATCGCGTGATCGCGGGTGACGATGACCGCGTAGTCGCCGTCGCCGAGCGGCCCGATGGCGCGCTCGACGTCCGCCGGATCGAACGAGTCCACCCACGCGCTCGCCCACGCGGGCGGCGACGGGACGTCGACCACCTCGCCGTCGTCGCACACGACGACCTCGAAACCGACGCCGTGCGCGAGCGGCCCGATGGCGCGCGCGACGTGGCCGGCGCCGAACAACACCAGGCGATCCGGCGGCCGCACCGGCTCGACGAATTCGTCGCCGTCGACCCGCGGCCGGCGCACGCCGGTCGGCGCGCGCACGCGCTTGGGCGCGCCATCCAGCGGTGTGACGAGTTCGCACGGGACCCGGTCATCCAGCGCGCGCGCCACCGCGACCAGCGCATCGCGACTCGCCGCGGCCGGCTCGACCCAAAGGTCCATCGAGCCGCCGCAGCACATCGCGAGGTCGCGAACCAGGTGGCGCGTGAGCCGCTGCGCCGGCTCGCCGGCGTGCACCCGCATCGCCGCGTCGATCGCGTCTTTCTCGATCCGCCCGCCGCCGATCGTCCCGGCGATCGAACCGTCGGCGCGCACGAGCATGTGCGCTCCCGCGTGGCGCGGCGTGGACCCCCGCGCGTCGATCACCGTCACGAGCACGGGCGCCTCGCCAGCCGCGAGCATCCGTTGGGCGGCGCGCCACACGTCCATCGTTTCCTAGCCTAATCGAAACCGCGGCGCGGGGTGAGCGCCGGGCGCGGCGGCCGACCGGCGCACGGCAATCGCCCGTTTTGGCGTTGTCGAATCCACCGTTTCGCCCTACAGTCCGC
Proteins encoded in this window:
- the xdhC gene encoding xanthine dehydrogenase accessory protein XdhC, whose product is MDVWRAAQRMLAAGEAPVLVTVIDARGSTPRHAGAHMLVRADGSIAGTIGGGRIEKDAIDAAMRVHAGEPAQRLTRHLVRDLAMCCGGSMDLWVEPAAASRDALVAVARALDDRVPCELVTPLDGAPKRVRAPTGVRRPRVDGDEFVEPVRPPDRLVLFGAGHVARAIGPLAHGVGFEVVVCDDGEVVDVPSPPAWASAWVDSFDPADVERAIGPLGDGDYAVIVTRDHAIDQRVLERLIGNDALAYIGLIGSRRKVERFRARLDAKGLVDDARWARLHAPVGLAIGAETPEEIAVAIVAELIRERRR